The genomic DNA GCGCGCGAACGCCAGACGTTGCCCGCGGCGTCCACGACGTTGGCGTAGGTCGCGATTGAGCGCGCCACCACGTGCGGAGCCTGCGTGGTCGAGCTGGTGGCGCTGGGCGAGGGGGTGGCTGTCGTGCTGCTGGCGCTCGTCCCCGTGGTGGGGATGCTCGTCGTGGGGATGCTCGTCGTCGGCGCGCTGATCGGGCTGGTGGTGCTCGTCGTGGGCACGTTCGTCGTCGGTGTGCCGGTCGTGCTCGTGGGTGCACTGGGCTCGCCGGCGGACCCGACGAGGCTCACCTCGACGGCGGCGATCAGGGGATTGTCGACCACCTTCACGAAGCCCAGGTTCAGCACGCCGTCGGTCACGTCGACCGCGAACGTGCGATCGTACGCCGTCGCCCGACCCACCGCGCCGACGATGTCGACCCCGGCCAGCGCCGGGGCGCCTTCCGCCGTCACGTCGAAGACCCGCTGGCCGGCCTTGGTCCAATACCCGTCGGCCATGAGGAGCCGGACGCTGTAGCGGCCCGCCGGGACGGGCAGGGTGTAGCCGGTCGAGGTGTACGTCGAGCTCTGGTAGAGGGCATCCTCGGTGGTGCCGAGGACGTCTTTGCCGGTGAGTGCGCTGGAATTGGTGGTCCCGCCGACCAGTCCCACGCGAGCCTTCCACACCCGCCCGGTCGAGTCGGTGACATCGGAGAAGGCGGCGACCGTGCGGGCCACCACCTGCGCGGGAGCCGGGCCGGCGGCCAGGGCGGACCCTACGGTGACGAGCGACAGGGGGCTGAGGCATAAGGCCGCGTAGGCGACCCCCGGACGGGTGTGGAACATGACATCTCCTTGGGCAATGGGCGCCTTCGGAGGGGAACGCCTGGGTCAGTGGGGAACAGCAGGTGCGGTGGGGCTGATGTGACTAGTGGGGATGACGTGCCTGGTGGGGCTGATGTGACTAGTGGGGTTGATGTGACTGCTGGGGTTGATGTGATCCGCGACCCCACCCGACGGCGCGGTTCGCGGGGTGTGGCGGGGGCCGGCGGTCACCGGAGGCGCGATGGCGCCCTCACGGCGCAGCGCACGGAGGGTAAGGGTAGGCGAGAAGGGCCAGCGAGGAGGGCCAGCGAGGAGGGCCAGCGAGGAAGGACGGGAGCACGCCGAGAGGCGGTGCGTGTTGCTGCAGGCGACGGCGTGCGCCGAGGGATGGGCGACATGCGCCACCGGCGTCGGCGGCGGGCGCGGAAGGCCGCGCCGCCTCCGTCGGGAGGGCTCAGCGCTTGCCGTAGTCCTTGGGGAGGGCCTGAATGCGGTCCCACGGGAATCCCCGCAGGGCCTCGTGGTCGGGTCCACCGAGGATGGTGGGCCTGTCAACTTCTCTGTGTAAGCGGGTCGGGCTTTCAGTAGGTCAGGTAGGGGTTGATGCGTTCGGGGTAGGCCACGGCGAGCTGGGCGAGGGCTTGCTTCCAGTTCGTGGTGACCTGGCCCTCGACGAGCCGGCCTGAGGCCTTGCGCTCGTTCGCGGGCTTGCCGCGTTCCTTGGCTCGTTCGCGGGCGCGGCGGTCCTCGATGTTGCAGATCGCCAGCCACAGCAGCTTGCGGGCGGCGTCGTCGGAGGGAAGTGACCACGGTTCTTGGTCACCTTCCGCAGCTGGTAGTTCAGCGACTCGATCGAGTTCGTCGTGTAGATCACTCGCCGCAGCTCGGGCGGGAACGCCAGGAACGGGGTGAACCGCTCCCAGGCCCCGGTCCAGGTCGCGACCGCGTGGGGGTATCTGCGGCCGAGTTCGCTGGCCTCGAACGCTCCCAGGGCGTCCAGGGCGGCCTCGGCGTTCGCGGCGGTGTAGACCGGCTTCAGGGCGCGGCGACGGCCTTGCGGTCGCCGTAGGAGACGAACCGCATCGCGGCGCGGATCAGGTGGACCACGCAGGTCTGGACCAGTGAGTTCGGCCAGGTCGCCTCGATCGCCTCGGGGAAGCCCTTGAGGCCGTCGCAGCACACGATCAGCACGTCACGGACCCCGCGGTTGGCGAGCTCGGCGCAGACCCCGGCCCAGAACTTCGCGCCCTCGGTGTTCTCGATCCAGATGCCCAGGACGTGCTTGATCCCGTCCATGTCCACGCCCACGGCGATGTGCGCGGCCTTGTTGCGCACGTGCGCGCCGTCGCGGATCTTGACGATGATCGCGTCGAGGTAGATGACCGGGTAGAACGCCTCCAACGGCCGGTTCTGCCAGGCCATCACCTCATCGGCGATCTCGTCCACGATGTTGCTGATCGTCTCGTGGGACAGCTCGGTGCCGATCGTGGCCGCGAGGTGATGGGCGATCTCCCGGACCGTCATCCCACCCGCATACAAGCTGATGATCATGTCGTCGAGGCCGCCGAGGCGCCGCGCACCCTTGGGTACCAGCATCGGGGTGAACGTCCCCGCCCGGTCCCGAGGCACCTCCAGGGCGACGTCGCCGACCTCGGTCGAGACCGTCTTGGGCGTCGTGCCGTTACGCGAGTTCGGGAAGTGTTTCGCCTCCGGGTCGCCCTTGTCGTATCCCAGGTGATCGGTCAGCTCGGCCCGCAGGCCACGCTCGAGCGCAGCCTTGATCATCGCCGGCAGCATCCCGCCCTCACCGGTCAGCTGCACCTCACCGGAATCGATCCGGGAGAACAACCCGTCCAAGGCGCCAGAAGCCACCAGCTCCTCGGCCATCGCCGCCGTCGCCTCCGCGCCGTTCGTCGATGCCGTCATCTCGTCCATCATGCTCACGCGTACTGCGTCCTCTCGTGTCAGGCCCGAAGACCCTTACACAGAAGAGTTGACACCCCCAGGATGGTGGGCCAGGGGTCGGTTCCGGTGGTGGCCTTGAGGGATTGGGCGGCTTCGCCGACGACCGCGACGGCCCCGCCCTTGTCGCACACGATGAAGCCGTACTTCTGGGCGGCCTTCGCGACGGTCTTGGCGAAGGCGCTGATGGGGAGAGCATCGACGTTCAGCGTCGGGTCCAACCGCAGCCGCTGGCCCTCCAGAGGCGCGCTCGGGTCCTTGGTGTATCCGTCGGATCGCACTGCCGGCCAACTGAACTCGGAGAAGTGCCGGGCCTCGACGACGGCGAGGTACATGGCGTGATCGATCTTCCCGGCCCGGGCCTCGGCCGCGGAGATCGTGCCCGCGGCCATGTGTAGCCCGGAGGCGCTGACGCCGAAACCGACGGGGAACTGGCCCATGGCCGTCGAGACCTTGTCGATGCGGCCACCCTGGCACGCCTGCCAGGCCCCGGTGGCGTCCTTCTTCATCTGCCAGAACTCCCAGGACGTGTCCGTCGTGGGGTCATAGATGGACATGGCCCCGTCCGAGCCGGTGGCGGCCACGGCGTGGGTGGGGACCGGGACGTTGAGGAACACCTTGGCCCCGTTGAACATCCCGTCGGGTGTCCACGAGAACTTCATGCAGTTGGACCACTTGACGTTCACGCGCGGGGTCTTGGCATCCACCCGGTAGAAGGTGGTGTTCCAGGCGTGGGCGTTGAGGGCGGCGACGCCGCCCAAGTGGGACGACACCTGCCGGGCCAGGTTGGCGGCGATCGCCGGGCTGTTGCGATCGAGGGGTGCAGTGCTGATGTCGTCGTAGAAGAAGCTGCGCGCGGCGAAGTTGACCAGCGCCGTCGTGCTCCGACCACTCGCCTCAGGTGTGGGTGAGGTGCCGCCGGGGTTCTTCGTCGGGGTGGGGCTGGTAGGGCCGGGCGTGGCCTTGGGCGCCGGGCGTCGGGCCAGGCCGCGCAGGGCGGTCGTCCCCGACCGCTTGCCGGTGAAGCTGACGTCGTCGGACGCGGTCAGGTGGACCGGGGCCTCGGTCGCGACCGAGGCCGCCTCCGCGGCGGCGGGCAGACCGGCGAGCATCGCGAGGGAAGCGACGACGGTCGCCGCGCGCGTTCGGCGCGAAATGGTACGCATGGGGGACGCCTTCCGTGGCGAGTACATGAATCCAATCGCCACCCCCATCGGCCCTGGCCCCGGTCACATGAATAGCGACCCGACGCGCCGGGGGCCGGGTGCTGCCGTCGCAAACCCGGTGGGTGACAATAAGGCTGGCCCGCCCACAGCCGCGCGGACGGGGCGTTCTCGGGAAATGTGTGACCAGGATCACATGGGGACTCATGGGCACCCTCTGCGACCTGCTCGCCTGTTGTCGTCTCGGTGACGGCACAGGCCGGAAGGGAGACATCGTGGACAAAGCCGTGGCGTACGTCGTGTTGGCCGCCGCCTCGCCCGTCCTGGCTGTTCGGAGCGTCCGCGCGCTCGTGCGGACCGGACACGTCGTCGAGGGCGAAGCCGTGGTGGGCCGCGACGGTCAGCCGCTGCGCCTGCTGCGCTTCGCCGGGGAGAAGGGGTCTTCGGACCTGCTCCACCTCACGGCGGTCGCCCGCGGTGATCTGCGCCTAGTCGGCCCTCGGCCGCTCACCGGCGCGGAGCTGGAGCAGCTTCCGCCGCAGGAGGACTGGCGCCGGCACGCCGTACCCGGGCTGTTCTCACCCCGGCGCCTCCAACAACAGCTGGGCATCGACTACGACGGCGACGCTGCCGCGGATCGGGCGCTCGCCGAGGGATCGACGGTGACCACGCGGGAGGGGCTGGCGCTCGTCGCCCGGTCGTTCATCGCGTCGAGCCTGACGGGCCGGGCGTCCGCCGTGACCCCGGAGCATCTGCGCATCCTGGACGTGAGCATCGCCAACAAGACCATGCAGGAAGCGATCGACTGGGTGTTCGAGCAGACCCGCACCGGCGCAGCCGCATCATCCGACGGCGCCGGCGCCGGTGGCGACCGGGTGGGCGCCGGGCGGCTCGTCTGCTTCGTCAACCCCAGCTGCCTGAACATCTCCGTGCAGGACATCGGCTACCGAGCGGTGCTGCACCGGGCGAGCCTGGTCCTGCCCGACGGCATCGGCATCAAGGTGGCGACCCGAATGCAGGCGGTAGGCCTGCGGGA from Austwickia sp. includes the following:
- a CDS encoding WecB/TagA/CpsF family glycosyltransferase, translating into MDKAVAYVVLAAASPVLAVRSVRALVRTGHVVEGEAVVGRDGQPLRLLRFAGEKGSSDLLHLTAVARGDLRLVGPRPLTGAELEQLPPQEDWRRHAVPGLFSPRRLQQQLGIDYDGDAAADRALAEGSTVTTREGLALVARSFIASSLTGRASAVTPEHLRILDVSIANKTMQEAIDWVFEQTRTGAAASSDGAGAGGDRVGAGRLVCFVNPSCLNISVQDIGYRAVLHRASLVLPDGIGIKVATRMQAVGLRENVNGTDLFPRLCERAAAEGTPLYLLGARDGVAAEAGRAMTKRYPGLRIVGTHHGYIAGEEDEVVAAINASGAQILLVAMGVPQQELWLERMRPQLRPAVLMGVGGLFDFYSGRIPRAPLWVREIGMEWVWRLMQEPGRMWRRYVIGNPLFLFRVWRDHRFGPKQTLEAGRPAAELPAADLPAGTLPATGSTPAAQVGAAETATTPPVAAAARAQASASTRAVNAVLAARRRAASSHRRRDSISTDT